Within Dictyostelium discoideum AX4 chromosome 4 chromosome, whole genome shotgun sequence, the genomic segment attattttttatttattttttatttgtttacaaaaatataaaacatAACCAATAGGAAGTggaattatattattactattgataTTTTGGGTTGGtgagggttttttttttttttttctttcctttttgctattgtttttttttttttttttattttttattttttatttttttattgaccCATCATAATATCTTCAATAACTACTTTAGTTGATAAAGGTGCAATATCTTGTTTTAAAACTGGAGTAGTACCTTGCTTAAAGATGTATGGattatttctaaatttacGTTCATTTGGAGTTTGGTAATTTCTTAAAACTGTAACACCACTTGGCTCAATTACGGTAACATCAACATTACTACCAGAAcctaaatcattaaaaataccACTTGAAATTGCTTCTGCTACAAGTGCAATTGCCTCTTCTttctataaaaattaaattaaaaaaaataaaaaaaaaagttaataaaagatgttttgatggtgattatttatttttttttttttaaaaaataataacttacagtcatatcatttttatattttgctTCAAATACTGCCATAGCAGCTAAAGAACCAGAACCCATAGTGACGTATGGTAATTGATCAGTGCTACCATGTGGATAGATAGTGTGTAATGATGGACCATTGATATCGATACCACCGAGAATGAGTGCAGCACTAATGTGACCTTGATATTTGAATAACATTTGTTTTAACATTGTCAAAGCGGTGATGACACGAGTTTGTTTACCAGTTGATAATttatgtaattttaattttgaactGATTAATGCTGTTGCACTCTCGGTATCTGCAGCGGTACCTGCACCACAACAATAGATATTGTCTGCAATGTAATGAATCTTTTCACAATTTTTATCGGCAACAATTGGACCTTCTGTTGCACGAGTATCTGCTCCTAAAACAACACCTCCCTTATatacaacaccaacaattgTTGTACCTGTCTTCATAAATCCTTTCATTCTTAATCCTGTCTTTTCTAAAACATTatttctaaataaaataattaattatttaattattattattattattattattattattattattattattattattattattattattattattattattattattattattttttttttaattcaattgattatataattcattttgataaatattatttttatatgtatatataaatatttaatattatttgtatattatatttaaaatttgtattagtattaaataggtaaatattaaaaatattattacttttaaaaatatatatattaccTGTTACAGAGATCAAAATCAAAGCCACctctatttaaattttccatttttaataatttgttatttgtattataaatatatatatatgaactgagaaaaaaaaataaaaaaaaaaattaaattaaaaaattttgatgaaaaaaaaaaaaaaaaataaaaaaaattaaattaaaaattgtgtGAAGTTgacaaaaaattttttattttttaattttttttttttttattttttttttttatttattttttttttattttttttttttatatttttattttttccaaaactacaattataattattttatttataataatatttattattcacTAAAGTGATCAACTATAATTAtcaggattttttttttttttttttttttttttttttttttttttttttttgataaaaaataatatttttaaatattttatactTTTGTTTTGATCAAgacaaaattaattaattttgtttcCAAATTACTGCTTAGGCATTTATTTAgttgttaaaaaataaataattttaaaaaataaaattaaataaccttaaaataaattttgaaaaaaaacaataataaataagaaaTATACTCTGGATAATTGacaattcctttttttttttttttttcttttttttaatattatttatttatttatttaattatttttttattttatattttatttattaatttattttatttattattttattttattttattttatatatagtaATTTATCTTGAAGCAACACCAACACTTGAAGTGTTAATACAATTTTGACAGGTTGgagtttgatttttattaattgtaaaagGTGTGTTGTGTCTAATTACAACATGACAAGTTGAACATTTGAAACATTTTGGATGATAGTTTTGACCCATTGCCAACATTGATACACCCAAAATTACACCATGACAATAAGCACATTTATCAACTCTACCACTGTGTAAACAAGTATTACAACAATAGTTACTTGAAGTTGATGTCATTTGTTCTCTACTAAAATTATTTCCTCTAATAACTTCCTTACAAGATGAacatttaaaacatttattatgatatttctctttatcaattacaataataTCTATAGacataataattaaaaaaaaataaaaaaaaaattaaattaaattaatatgtgtgtgttaaatatttaataaaataataataatatattatataattaccATCTTCTTcagttaaaaatttataacaTGAACAACAGAAACCTAATGAATCTCTTTTTGGTTTTgctaaatcatttaaaacgATTTGACATTTTGCacaaaagattttatttgttgatggTTCAGTGAAATATGGATCAACTATTGATGAGAAACAATTTGAACATTTGAAACATTCTGGATGATAGGTCTCttgtaaatgatttattaatgtATTACCAAATATTTCAAGTTTACatcttttacaatttttaccTGATGAAAcaattgttgtaattgtttgtGTGTAtactttttcttttggtCTTTGTGGTGGTAAACTATCAActttaatttgttgttgttgttgttgatatggttgatgttgatgatgatgatgttgatgtgaatgatgttgatgtgaatgatgttgatgtgaatgatgttgattttgattttgattttgatgataatttGGATCATCAGTAATAAATGTTTTTGAATAACTTTTAATACCATCtctaccattattattatgtaaATTATGACTATGGTGAGTTGAatcttcaattattaaattattattattattattattattttgaattgatgATTGGGGTGGTTTGTATTGTGTGGtagttgtttttgttgtttcttGAACATGTTGTTGAACAATTGGTTCATCAGAATGAGAAGGATGCTGATGTTGATGCTGATGATGAGAATTTTTGATATTATGAGAAACATGATGTTGAATTGGAGAATCAATATGCttattttcaatatgttGGTGTTGAATACTAATTGGTTGAGAATGAGTATGGTGGTGATGTTGGAGAggttgatgttggtgttgattaTGATCAAATGAGTGAGGTTGAGAGTGagaatgttgatgatgatggtgatgtgATGGAGTAGCATTATGTGGGTGAACAACAGTTGAAAGtgaatgttgttgttgttgttgtggttgcaCTGTAGTTGTTGGTTGTGAGTGTGCATGTGAATGGGAGTGAGATTGGTGTGGATGAGAATGAGGGTGTTGTGGATGAGAATGAGGATGTTGTGGATGAGAATGGGAATGGGAATGAGAATGTGATTGATGTGGGTGAGAGTGTTCAAGTGGATTTGGATGAGCATGGTgatcattttcttttaattttgctGTATGAATATCTTCAACAATCATTGTTCCTGAtggatttgaaattgataaatcagAACCAGCTTGAACACCTTTATCAACATATTTAACTTTTGCTTGTTCTTCTtcagcatcatcatcatgttctttttgttgttgatggtgatgttcTTTTTTACCAAATGTAAAATCAACATCTAAATGAAGACCACctttctttgattttgatttatcatcAGGGTTTTCATTGTCATTATCAATAACAACAGCAgcgccaccaccaccaacttcATGATTATGAATATGGTGACCTTGTCtatgttttaattgtttttgttgttttttcttttcttttctagCTTTACGTTTTCTTTCATGGTCAGATTCATCTTCACTACTTGATGATGAATCATGTACAGAATCGTCTTCACTATCTGAAGAATCTGacgatgaattattattatcatcattttgaTGGTCATGACCATGTAGATGGTTgtcattatctttatttggtAAAGTTTTTGTTGTActtgtggtggttgtagtAGTGGTTGTAGTAGTTGGTTGAGTTGATTTTCCAACATTTGGTGTTggttgatattgatttaaatctaaTTGAGATTTAGTTCTTGGTGAATTTGATCTATGATCTCCAATTACAACAGGTTCACTTGGATCAGATGATTGACTATTATTTCCATAAGCAATATTCCctggttttaaattattattattattagaggAATAAATTGCAACTGATGGTTTACTTGGTTGATATGAATCATTTACTTCATTacatttgttaattttaatatcaactTGTTCATCTAAATTTTCACCACCTCCAATATGTGGTtgctttttatttgaattattttggttattttcaccattattattattattataattataattattattattattattattattattattattattattattattattattattattttcgttatgtttttttaattgaatttctttgaatttttcatcatcttgAATATTGAAAACATTTGAACCAGTGCTTACATTATTCTTTGGTATCATTTCCATTGACGAGATAATATCATCTAAAGAGTCGCCAAAAGAATTTGATCTCTTTGCGTTGGTTGGGTTTTGACCTTTATcagattcaacaacaacaaattgatTGACCACCTCTGAAGAAGGAGATGGGGTTGCATTGTATTGAGTAGAGTTATTTGGAACACCAGTATTGgagtttgattttgattttgttgaattgtttccatcattaattaaactaCCATGTTTTGGttctattatttgattttcaattgaagcTGAATAAACATTTACAGGAGTTTGTTTATTATCActatcattactattattattattattactattgttattgttattactattattattgttattattattgtttttattagttGAATCTAAAACAACAGGAATAGATTGTTGATCAGCACCATTCTTTTCCATGTACATTAATTCAGgattaccactaccactaccactaccgcTACCACTGCCGCCACCACTAGAAATACCATTTGAAGATTTCAAATTGTTTTCAACACTAGtactttttttaagattattTGAGCCAAAACTAGTTAATGGATTATAGTTGggttttgaattattattgttgttattattactattatttgtagtattatttaaattactattattattattattattattattattattattattattattatttgaattattactattattattattaatgttattattatttgttggttTTACACTATTATTCCAGGTTCTTGGTAAATTTGAAGCATCAACTGGTtttgaaaatggttttttCTTTAACACTGGAACATTTGTTGGGTCACCTGGTCTTGGTTTTTTGTAATCCAATTCACAATAtggtaatttatcaatttcaaaatagaCATCTGATAAACTACAATTGCAACTAACACAAACAAAACAATTTGGATGGTAGTGATAtccaaatacaaatattgtTTCACCTTCAACTCTTGTGTTACACTTTCTGCAAATAAATagcatttttttatttttggaaatatttttttttattttattttattttttattttatttatttttttttttccagatATTAAATTGTGtgtagaaaaaaaataaaaataaaaattttaaaaataaaaaaaaggtggtatgatttattattattattattattattattattattattattattattataatttaatgtaatgattaattttatttatataattttgattatgattattaaacactaaaaacaaagaaaacaGTAGtggaaaaataattttaaaattataataataaaaaaaaaaaaattagaaaataaaaaaaaaaaaaaaaatttatatgttAAGATGGATACAAGAatgtgaattttttttttttttaattatattattatttttttttttttttttttttttttttatgagtgttcaaatttattattataaaaaaataataattatattttttttattaaaaaaaaatatgtattaaatcattttgatATATATAACACCCAGCAAAAAACAACCAACCACCAACAAACACAAAATCGCCActcttgaaaaaaaaaaaaattttaaaaatagatacaCATATAAATacattcaataaaaaaaaaaaaaaaaaaaaaaaccaaaaatttacaaataaaaaaaaaacatattaacacacacacacttACTTAAAAAggtatttaatatttttttcctTTCAAACATTACAATACTGCGAGATTTAGGAAGATTAAAATTTcttaaaagtaataataataataataaaaataataatgataataattaaaatgataataattataataataataatataataatgcTCACAGTGGTAATTCAACAttgttggaaaaaaaaaaaaaaaaatttaaaattagaaaacaGATTTAAAAGGGtcaaatctatttttaaatgtttatcAGTTAtaagaaaagaaaataaatattcattatttttaattttatttatatatttttttttttttatttacaatgtTAAATTCtctcttattattattattattattattattattattattattattattattattattattattattattattattattattattattattattattattattattattattactatttttttaataatattattaatcataaattaaatattattatttttctatttttttttttttttttttttaattagtagtttttaatttcttttttggaTCAGTTGGAACTTCAAAATCAGAAGAATCTTCAGATGATGCTCTTTGTTCTTCAATTTCTTGATCTTGatctttttgaatttgatcttTTATGATTTTCTTTTGTCTTTGTAATTCTTCTCTTCTATCTTCTTCATAATCACTTTCTTCACTATCAGGTTCACTCTCTTCACTTTCACTTTCTTTTGAagattttcttcttcttttcttTGGTGTAGTTTTTTTAGTTGGagaaacaaattttaattgttgttttattttcttacCACCTGAAGTTTTTCCAGAAGGTTCAAGATTTTGAATAGTTTGAAATTcaatagtattattaattttattaattaaatcaatatgtTGGAAGTCATCACTaaatattattctttttttaatactgttttttttaaatagaaaataaaataaaataaaattagtaattaattagtttttttttttttttttttttttttttttttttttttttttttttttttttttttttttttttttaaagacaTACAATTCAATTGAAGATTTTTCAGAAAGTTTTGAACCTAAGAAATCCAAGatttctaataattcttCTAATTTTTCAGCTTGTGGATTCTTTAAAgcataatttaaaaagtgtTCAATTACACCTCTGAGAGTATCAGGATGTTTAATAAAGTCAGTTACTAACCATTGACAAAGGGAACGGAATCTTGAAAACATATGATGTTGGAAATCGGCATTTGAAGCGACATCCTCTTTAAGGCAAGTTGATTGGAATGAATTGATAAGATCAATGACAACTTCcatttcaaatttaccaGACTGAATTGGATATTTTCTAAAGAAATCTCTAATGATATCTACTGCTCTctttgaagatgataatgCAATCTGTTTCAATAATGATCTAAACAATTGAGTTGATTGTGTTacaaatgaatatttaatacAATTACAAATGGTAGTAACTAATTCTACTGCTCTTTCACCAAATTGTTGATCTGGTATAAAGTCATTCAATAATTGAAGATCATcttctttgattttttgttgttgttgttgatttgtaTCAGTTTCATGATCAGAAGTTTCCTTTTCAGAGTGTGATGTTACCTCTTCTTCAGAAGTTGCACCAGCACCAGTTGATTTTTTACTACCACCACTCTTTCtctttgatttattaattcctGCCAACTTCTTTTTCTCTAAACTAATTTGTTGATTCTTTATAAATTCTACCTTTAAATATGTCAATGAATATTCATTTTCttgtgaaaataatgatgaaatatttttaagtAATAAATTTTCTGATGGTAAACTAATATCATATACTGTCatatttgttaaatttaaaactggtgaaaataatgaacGTGTTTCAATAAAAGTTGTAAACatctatataaaaatataaataataataataataataataataataaaatattagtaaatttttttttttattttcctttttaataatgataataataaaaacttacAAAATGTCTTAATCTATGagtaatttcatcattttttaaagttgaaaTAACTCTTGAAGATAAAAGATAAAACATTTGAAGAATATTAACATTCATTGGATCGATTTGATAGAATTTTGAAGGAATTGCAGAAAATAATGACCACATTAATAATTGAGAGTATATACTTGTTGAATGAATGATAATTGTATCTGAATCATCAATGGTTTGAATTGGAATACCATTAACACTACCAtctgtaaatttaaaaatcataCTTGCAAACTTTTCATCTGAAAAATTAAACTGTTTACATAAACTTTCCAATTTATATAATGTACTAATTACTGGGAAAACTTGActttcttcttcattattattattattattattattattgctgttGTTTGTTGTATCTGattgtgatgatgaagaatgttgttgttgttgttgatcttgACTATTTGCTATTGAATCTTGAGATTGTTgtgatgattgttgttgttgttgttgttgtggtggttgttgagTAATTTTTGTTAAACGAAGtgtatcaattaattcagtGAATAAATTATGAAGTGCAGCTTTTGATGCAGTTTCTAATTGTGATGGAgttttaccattatttaataaattttccaATGTGACTGATATGGTATCGATAAGTTGGGTTTTTGGTTGAGAAGTGAATATATCGCTAATTGCCTCCAATAATGCTGTATATTTTGATTGTAATCTAAGGGTTACATAGCAATCTAAAACAAAGTAACGagcaatttcaattaaacttTGACAAACAATTGTATTTGCACGATATAATACAAGTAACTCTGgtaagataataataaattgtcCTGTAATTTCACGACACATACTCTCATTAATTGAATCTgatttttcatcatcttcatcttgaTTTTGTTCATtagtttcatcatcatcatcatcgttaTCTTCATCCTCTTCATTTTGTTGCTTAGATTTTGATTgtgatttttgtttttgtttagGAGCAGCAGTAGTAGCAGATTTTCTACCTCTTCTTTTTGTGACTGGAGCTTGTTGAGTTGTTGTAACCTCCATTTCACCATCTGTATTAATTGTCATTGgagctgctgttgttgttgaaattgttgcTGAAGAATGTTCAGCACGGTATTGAGCTAAATGATGTAATTGAGGTGGAGTGAATATATTTACTTTATCATTAACAGCGATTCTAATGGAAGCActtaaaaatttacaaatcaTACCCATTTGCTTATCATTGATATTTTTACTTTCAATAGATTCTAAATAATCCACCCAAAATGGCCAATCAATAAAGAATGATTTACCATTGGTTGACCAAAGTGATTGAACCAAATAATAAGGTTCATCAGGTATAACTGTTTTATCTAAAAATTCCAATAGTGCATTCAATTGAGTTTCacgatgatgataaatttgtgagctaatttgttgttgttgttgttcatctAAATCTGCAGATGTGAGATTAGtagtttttgatttctttctAGCATGCTGACCTGACGTGGTGGAAGCGGCTGAAgttgaatttataatatttgacAAAGTTGTATCGATTTTAGTTTGAGTGGATAAAAGAtactttgaaaatattaaaccaCCAGCTGCTTTGGATATCTCTGGTTGATCAACTAGATAGAGTGTACATATCTTTTGAACATCCGATTCATCCAATAGATCCAAAGTAGACATTATACTAACCAAACGAATTGCCTCAACAGCAATGGATGGAGTTTTATCAGAGAATGCAATCTCCACAATTCTATGTTTAAAACATTGAGTGAACGGATCCAATTGATTGATGTAATTCTCGTTGGAATATAAAATACAAAGACCACTAATTGCCGCTTGACGAGGCTCATTCGAATGGTCACCCAATAGCCAGCCAatgaatttcaaattttgatGATTCAACAATTGAATTGGGTATTCC encodes:
- the psmB7 gene encoding 20S proteasome subunit beta-7, which codes for MENLNRGGFDFDLCNRNNVLEKTGLRMKGFMKTGTTIVGVVYKGGVVLGADTRATEGPIVADKNCEKIHYIADNIYCCGAGTAADTESATALISSKLKLHKLSTGKQTRVITALTMLKQMLFKYQGHISAALILGGIDINGPSLHTIYPHGSTDQLPYVTMGSGSLAAMAVFEAKYKNDMTKEEAIALVAEAISSGIFNDLGSGSNVDVTVIEPSGVTVLRNYQTPNERKFRNNPYIFKQGTTPVLKQDIAPLSTKVVIEDIMMGQ
- the limA gene encoding LIM-type zinc finger-containing protein, with amino-acid sequence MLFICRKCNTRVEGETIFVFGYHYHPNCFVCVSCNCSLSDVYFEIDKLPYCELDYKKPRPGDPTNVPVLKKKPFSKPVDASNLPRTWNNSVKPTNNNNINNNNSNNSNNNNNNNNNNNNNNNSNLNNTTNNSNNNNNNNSKPNYNPLTSFGSNNLKKSTSVENNLKSSNGISSGGGSGSGSGSGSGNPELMYMEKNGADQQSIPVVLDSTNKNNNNNNNNSNNNNNSNNNNNSNDSDNKQTPVNVYSASIENQIIEPKHGSLINDGNNSTKSKSNSNTGVPNNSTQYNATPSPSSEVVNQFVVVESDKGQNPTNAKRSNSFGDSLDDIISSMEMIPKNNVSTGSNVFNIQDDEKFKEIQLKKHNENNNNNNNNNNNNNNNNNNNYNYNNNNNGENNQNNSNKKQPHIGGGENLDEQVDIKINKCNEVNDSYQPSKPSVAIYSSNNNNNLKPGNIAYGNNSQSSDPSEPVVIGDHRSNSPRTKSQLDLNQYQPTPNVGKSTQPTTTTTTTTTTSTTKTLPNKDNDNHLHGHDHQNDDNNNSSSDSSDSEDDSVHDSSSSSEDESDHERKRKARKEKKKQQKQLKHRQGHHIHNHEVGGGGAAVVIDNDNENPDDKSKSKKGGLHLDVDFTFGKKEHHHQQQKEHDDDAEEEQAKVKYVDKGVQAGSDLSISNPSGTMIVEDIHTAKLKENDHHAHPNPLEHSHPHQSHSHSHSHSHPQHPHSHPQHPHSHPHQSHSHSHAHSQPTTTVQPQQQQQHSLSTVVHPHNATPSHHHHHQHSHSQPHSFDHNQHQHQPLQHHHHTHSQPISIQHQHIENKHIDSPIQHHVSHNIKNSHHQHQHQHPSHSDEPIVQQHVQETTKTTTTQYKPPQSSIQNNNNNNNNLIIEDSTHHSHNLHNNNGRDGIKSYSKTFITDDPNYHQNQNQNQHHSHQHHSHQHHSHQHHHHQHQPYQQQQQQIKVDSLPPQRPKEKVYTQTITTIVSSGKNCKRCKLEIFGNTLINHLQETYHPECFKCSNCFSSIVDPYFTEPSTNKIFCAKCQIVLNDLAKPKRDSLGFCCSCYKFLTEEDDIIVIDKEKYHNKCFKCSSCKEVIRGNNFSREQMTSTSSNYCCNTCLHSGRVDKCAYCHGVILGVSMLAMGQNYHPKCFKCSTCHVVIRHNTPFTINKNQTPTCQNCINTSSVGVASR
- a CDS encoding STAG domain-containing protein yields the protein MAKSSKSRNSENTEENTTPIIKKKPVSKGKKKQSDLFESIKKKCNLQRVLDDWIDRYTDQDPEKAVWELLVFLFECGGADTNITFKDFKDLDIGVAATSIVEQSDSQHYPLGNKRSKILIENFNQFWSELVEKCKKSIIFDNYLLDMVALWLHELSFAAKRGIRHVATQAAIQITSSLISICNDLRKDLNVTTRQLAGETKNSSRQKQLKDNQLQTSNRLKSMESILIVRLFTGVFSSRFKDSLPEMRALCVIPYCNWILEYPIQLLNHQNLKFIGWLLGDHSNEPRQAAISGLCILYSNENYINQLDPFTQCFKHRIVEIAFSDKTPSIAVEAIRLVSIMSTLDLLDESDVQKICTLYLVDQPEISKAAGGLIFSKYLLSTQTKIDTTLSNIINSTSAASTTSGQHARKKSKTTNLTSADLDEQQQQQISSQIYHHRETQLNALLEFLDKTVIPDEPYYLVQSLWSTNGKSFFIDWPFWVDYLESIESKNINDKQMGMICKFLSASIRIAVNDKVNIFTPPQLHHLAQYRAEHSSATISTTTAAPMTINTDGEMEVTTTQQAPVTKRRGRKSATTAAPKQKQKSQSKSKQQNEEDEDNDDDDDETNEQNQDEDDEKSDSINESMCREITGQFIIILPELLVLYRANTIVCQSLIEIARYFVLDCYVTLRLQSKYTALLEAISDIFTSQPKTQLIDTISVTLENLLNNGKTPSQLETASKAALHNLFTELIDTLRLTKITQQPPQQQQQQQSSQQSQDSIANSQDQQQQQHSSSSQSDTTNNSNNNNNNNNNEEESQVFPVISTLYKLESLCKQFNFSDEKFASMIFKFTDGSVNGIPIQTIDDSDTIIIHSTSIYSQLLMWSLFSAIPSKFYQIDPMNVNILQMFYLLSSRVISTLKNDEITHRLRHFMFTTFIETRSLFSPVLNLTNMTVYDISLPSENLLLKNISSLFSQENEYSLTYLKVEFIKNQQISLEKKKLAGINKSKRKSGGSKKSTGAGATSEEEVTSHSEKETSDHETDTNQQQQQKIKEDDLQLLNDFIPDQQFGERAVELVTTICNCIKYSFVTQSTQLFRSLLKQIALSSSKRAVDIIRDFFRKYPIQSGKFEMEVVIDLINSFQSTCLKEDVASNADFQHHMFSRFRSLCQWLVTDFIKHPDTLRGVIEHFLNYALKNPQAEKLEELLEILDFLGSKLSEKSSIEFIKKRIIFSDDFQHIDLINKINNTIEFQTIQNLEPSGKTSGGKKIKQQLKFVSPTKKTTPKKRRRKSSKESESEESEPDSEESDYEEDRREELQRQKKIIKDQIQKDQDQEIEEQRASSEDSSDFEVPTDPKKKLKTTN